The Oceanimonas doudoroffii genome includes a region encoding these proteins:
- the mlaD gene encoding outer membrane lipid asymmetry maintenance protein MlaD encodes MKYSKLEFSVGCFMLAGIGALLLLAFKVAGVSVNGQGETYTLYARFDNIGGLKVRSPIKVGGVVVGRVADISLDAKSQVPVVTLAVNREAGEFAESSTAAILTSGLLGEQYLGITPGFADEDMGIGMLADGDTIADTQSALVLEELIGKFIYSIGKD; translated from the coding sequence ATGAAATACAGCAAACTGGAATTCAGCGTCGGCTGCTTTATGCTGGCCGGCATCGGCGCCCTGCTGCTGCTGGCGTTCAAGGTGGCCGGGGTGAGTGTCAACGGTCAGGGGGAGACCTATACCCTGTATGCCCGCTTTGACAACATCGGCGGCCTCAAGGTGCGCTCTCCCATCAAGGTGGGCGGCGTGGTGGTAGGGCGGGTGGCCGACATCAGCCTGGATGCCAAGTCCCAGGTGCCCGTGGTGACCCTGGCGGTGAACCGGGAGGCGGGGGAGTTTGCCGAGAGCAGCACCGCCGCCATTCTCACCTCCGGCCTGCTCGGCGAACAATACCTGGGCATTACTCCGGGCTTTGCCGACGAGGACATGGGCATCGGCATGCTGGCGGACGGCGACACCATCGCCGATACGCAATCTGCCCTGGTGTTGGAAGAGTTAATCGGCAAGTTTATTTATTCCATCGGTAAAGACTGA
- the mlaE gene encoding lipid asymmetry maintenance ABC transporter permease subunit MlaE — MLIEVIGRLGRQGVSGLTALGRAGLMLTHALLGRPEPKKHFPLLVQQLHVVGVQSVLIILVSGLFIGMVLALQGYNVLVDFGAEGSLGPLVSLSLLRELGPVVTALLFAGRAGSALTAELGLMKATEQLSSLEMMGVDPLRRVVAPRFWAGFISMPLLAFLFSMVGIWGAKLVGVDWLGVDEGGFWSAMQAAVDWQQDIMQGFVKSLVFALVVTWIALFNGVDARPTAAGISQATTRTVVHSSLAVLGLDFVLTAIMFG; from the coding sequence ATGTTGATTGAGGTGATTGGCCGGCTGGGCCGGCAGGGTGTTTCCGGCCTGACCGCCCTGGGCCGGGCCGGGCTGATGCTGACCCACGCTTTGCTGGGGCGGCCCGAGCCGAAAAAGCATTTTCCGCTGCTGGTGCAGCAGTTGCATGTGGTCGGTGTGCAGTCGGTGCTGATCATTCTGGTGTCGGGGCTGTTTATCGGCATGGTGCTGGCGCTGCAGGGCTACAACGTGCTGGTGGACTTCGGTGCCGAAGGCAGCCTGGGTCCCCTGGTATCGCTGTCGCTGCTGCGGGAGCTGGGCCCGGTGGTGACCGCGCTGTTGTTTGCCGGCAGAGCCGGTTCGGCGCTGACCGCCGAGCTGGGCCTGATGAAGGCCACCGAGCAGCTCTCCAGCCTGGAAATGATGGGGGTGGATCCGCTGCGCCGGGTGGTGGCCCCTCGGTTCTGGGCCGGCTTTATCAGCATGCCGCTGCTGGCGTTTCTGTTCAGCATGGTCGGCATCTGGGGCGCCAAGCTGGTAGGGGTAGACTGGTTGGGCGTGGACGAGGGCGGCTTCTGGTCCGCCATGCAGGCGGCGGTCGACTGGCAACAGGACATCATGCAGGGCTTTGTAAAGAGTCTGGTGTTCGCCCTGGTGGTGACCTGGATTGCCCTGTTTAACGGAGTGGATGCCAGGCCCACGGCGGCCGGCATCAGTCAGGCGACCACCCGTACCGTGGTTCATTCATCTCTGGCGGTGCTGGGGCTCGATTTCGTGCTCACCGCCATCATGTTCGGGTAA
- the mlaF gene encoding phospholipid ABC transporter ATP-binding protein MlaF, translated as MSQSLVEIRDLCFSHGDRPLYEGINLEIPRGKITAIMGPSGIGKTTLLRLIGGQIKPDSGEVLFDGESIPSLGRNRLYQLRRRMGMLFQSGALFTGLSVFDNVAFPLREHSGLPEAMIHTLVMMKLEAVGLRGAAHLLPSELSGGMARRAALARSIALDPELIMYDEPFAGQDPISMGVLVKLISELNRAQQLTSIVVTHDVDEVMTIADYAYIIANKKVIAAGTPEELKRHEDPQVVQFLRGNADGPVPFHYPAPDYRESLTYVD; from the coding sequence GTGAGCCAGAGCCTTGTCGAGATACGGGATCTTTGCTTCAGCCACGGTGATCGTCCTCTCTATGAGGGCATCAACCTGGAAATTCCGCGTGGAAAGATCACCGCCATCATGGGCCCCAGCGGTATCGGCAAGACCACCTTGCTGCGGCTGATCGGCGGTCAGATCAAGCCCGACAGCGGCGAAGTGCTGTTCGACGGCGAGTCGATTCCGTCCCTGGGGCGCAACCGGCTGTATCAGCTGCGCCGGCGCATGGGCATGCTGTTTCAGAGCGGCGCCCTGTTTACCGGCCTGTCGGTGTTTGACAATGTCGCCTTTCCATTGCGAGAGCACAGCGGCCTGCCGGAAGCCATGATCCATACCCTGGTGATGATGAAGCTGGAAGCGGTGGGGCTGCGTGGCGCCGCTCATCTGCTGCCGTCCGAGCTGTCTGGCGGCATGGCCCGGCGCGCGGCGCTGGCACGCAGCATCGCCCTGGATCCGGAGCTCATCATGTATGACGAGCCCTTTGCCGGCCAGGACCCCATCAGCATGGGGGTGCTGGTCAAGCTGATTTCCGAACTCAACCGGGCCCAGCAACTCACCTCTATTGTGGTGACCCACGACGTCGACGAGGTGATGACCATCGCCGATTACGCCTACATCATCGCCAACAAGAAGGTGATAGCGGCGGGCACGCCCGAGGAGCTGAAACGGCACGAGGATCCCCAGGTGGTGCAGTTTCTGCGCGGCAATGCCGACGGCCCGGTGCCGTTTCATTATCCCGCCCCCGATTACAGGGAGTCACTGACCTATGTTGATTGA
- a CDS encoding KpsF/GutQ family sugar-phosphate isomerase: MSAEFDYRSTAQRVLDIEKAAIDGLYQYLDESFNHACRLMFHCQGKVIVTGMGKSGHIAHKIAATLASTGTPAFFVHPGEASHGDLGMIDSRDLVLALSNSGESEEIIALLPVLKRRGMKLVCMTGKPESTMAREADVHLCTRVEQEACPLGLAPTASTTATLAMGDALAVALLEARGFTADDFALSHPGGALGKRLLLRVADIMHKDERVPRVGLDTLIIEALLEIGRSGMGFTAVVDGEGRLAGIYTDGDLRRTLDHKVDVHNTRIAQVMTRSCTTVPAGMLAAEAVKLMEEKKISGLLVLDDDQRPIGAFNMHDLLRAGVI; this comes from the coding sequence ATGTCAGCAGAATTTGATTATCGTAGCACCGCCCAACGCGTTCTCGATATTGAAAAGGCGGCCATCGACGGCCTTTATCAATATCTGGATGAATCCTTCAACCATGCCTGCCGGCTGATGTTTCACTGCCAGGGCAAGGTCATCGTGACCGGCATGGGCAAGTCCGGCCATATCGCCCACAAGATTGCCGCCACCCTGGCCAGCACCGGCACCCCGGCGTTTTTTGTGCACCCGGGCGAAGCCAGTCACGGCGACCTGGGCATGATCGACAGCCGGGACCTGGTGCTGGCCCTGTCCAACTCCGGTGAAAGCGAGGAAATCATCGCCCTGCTGCCGGTGCTCAAGCGCCGGGGCATGAAGCTGGTGTGCATGACCGGCAAGCCCGAGTCCACCATGGCCCGGGAAGCGGATGTGCACCTGTGCACTCGGGTCGAGCAGGAAGCCTGCCCGCTGGGACTGGCCCCCACCGCCAGCACCACCGCCACCCTGGCCATGGGTGACGCCCTGGCGGTGGCGCTGCTGGAGGCCCGCGGCTTTACCGCCGACGACTTCGCCCTCAGCCACCCGGGCGGCGCCCTGGGCAAGCGGCTGCTGCTGCGGGTGGCCGATATCATGCACAAGGACGAGCGGGTGCCCCGAGTGGGTCTCGACACCCTGATCATCGAGGCGCTGCTGGAGATCGGCCGCAGCGGCATGGGCTTTACCGCCGTGGTCGATGGCGAAGGCCGGCTGGCCGGCATCTATACTGACGGAGACCTGCGCCGCACCCTGGACCACAAGGTTGACGTGCACAACACTCGCATCGCGCAGGTCATGACCCGCAGCTGCACCACTGTGCCCGCCGGCATGCTGGCGGCGGAAGCGGTCAAACTGATGGAAGAGAAAAAAATCAGCGGCCTGCTGGTGCTGGATGATGACCAGCGCCCGATCGGGGCCTTTAACATGCACGATTTACTACGCGCGGGAGTGATCTGA
- the kdsC gene encoding 3-deoxy-manno-octulosonate-8-phosphatase KdsC — MMTVQTLYGAVTKDVWRRLKDIRLLICDVDGVLSDGMIYLGNDGEEYKGFSTRDGFGIKALLNAGIEVAVITGRSSRIVSERMASLSVRHVYQGQSDKMHSYGELLERLELTPEQVAYIGDDVVDLPVMQDCGLGVAVADAHPLVLQRADYTTRTAGGRGAVRELCDLLLAARGRLEQAEGMSV; from the coding sequence CTGATGACGGTACAAACCCTCTATGGCGCCGTGACCAAGGACGTCTGGCGCCGGCTGAAAGACATTCGCCTGCTGATTTGTGACGTGGACGGCGTCTTGTCCGATGGCATGATCTACCTCGGTAACGACGGCGAGGAATACAAGGGCTTTTCCACGCGGGACGGCTTTGGCATCAAGGCATTGCTCAATGCCGGCATCGAAGTGGCGGTGATCACCGGGCGCAGCTCGCGCATCGTCAGTGAACGCATGGCTTCACTGAGCGTGCGCCATGTCTATCAGGGCCAGAGTGACAAGATGCACAGTTACGGCGAGCTGCTTGAGCGCCTGGAACTCACCCCCGAACAGGTGGCCTATATCGGCGACGACGTGGTGGATCTGCCGGTGATGCAGGACTGCGGCCTGGGGGTAGCGGTGGCCGATGCCCACCCGCTGGTGCTGCAGCGGGCCGACTACACGACCCGCACCGCCGGTGGCCGGGGTGCGGTGCGCGAACTGTGCGATCTGCTGCTGGCGGCCCGCGGCCGGCTGGAGCAGGCCGAGGGCATGAGCGTATGA
- the lptC gene encoding LPS export ABC transporter periplasmic protein LptC: MSRQTWLFGALFIIALASWQWFRNDTEAPVNPQDYQPDFVATNLASVQYNRLGLPYRGMQAEYAEYYEPLSMTLMKKPVILLYSPDGQPQWRLRGDDGTINTGDNAVLTGNVVGNGLQPDALVETLTTEYLELDFINNQLRSNRQVRLQSPQYQAEGLGVLGELDQQTVELLNETRATYFNP, translated from the coding sequence ATGAGCCGCCAGACCTGGCTGTTTGGCGCCCTGTTCATCATTGCGCTGGCCAGCTGGCAGTGGTTTCGCAACGATACCGAAGCGCCGGTAAACCCGCAGGATTACCAGCCCGATTTCGTCGCCACCAACCTGGCCAGCGTGCAGTACAACCGGCTGGGGCTGCCCTACCGGGGCATGCAGGCGGAGTACGCCGAGTACTACGAGCCCCTGTCCATGACCCTGATGAAAAAACCTGTTATCTTGCTCTATTCCCCCGATGGCCAGCCCCAGTGGCGGCTCCGCGGTGATGACGGCACCATCAATACCGGCGACAATGCCGTGCTGACCGGCAATGTCGTGGGCAATGGGCTGCAACCGGATGCCCTGGTGGAAACCCTGACCACCGAATATCTGGAACTGGACTTTATCAATAACCAGCTGCGCTCCAACCGGCAGGTGCGGCTGCAAAGTCCGCAATACCAGGCCGAGGGGCTGGGTGTGCTGGGCGAGCTTGATCAACAAACGGTGGAATTACTGAATGAAACCCGGGCAACTTATTTCAATCCTTAG
- the lptA gene encoding lipopolysaccharide transport periplasmic protein LptA, translated as MKPGQLISILSLGGLLGLGQAQARDSDFRQPVTIDAGRQLVELADDKVTFIDKVVVKQGSIDVRADQLVVIRNEQGLQSMTAKGSPATYEQILNNGKPVHAEAREIHYDMRARTITLIRDAKLKQDDNIVTGYRIRYFIDKEQMEAESQGGKDRVTTIFLPEQVQNFDEQDKN; from the coding sequence ATGAAACCCGGGCAACTTATTTCAATCCTTAGTCTTGGCGGCCTGCTCGGCCTGGGTCAGGCCCAGGCCAGGGACAGCGACTTTCGCCAGCCGGTGACCATAGACGCGGGCCGTCAACTGGTAGAGCTGGCCGATGACAAGGTCACCTTTATCGACAAGGTAGTGGTCAAGCAGGGCAGCATAGACGTGCGCGCCGACCAGCTGGTGGTGATCCGCAATGAACAGGGCCTGCAGTCGATGACTGCCAAGGGCAGTCCGGCCACCTACGAGCAGATCCTCAACAACGGCAAGCCGGTGCATGCCGAGGCGCGGGAAATTCACTACGACATGCGCGCCCGCACCATCACCCTGATTCGGGACGCCAAGCTCAAGCAGGATGACAACATCGTCACCGGCTACCGTATTCGCTACTTTATCGACAAGGAGCAGATGGAGGCCGAAAGCCAGGGCGGCAAGGACAGGGTCACCACCATCTTCCTGCCCGAGCAGGTGCAGAATTTCGACGAGCAGGACAAGAACTGA
- the lptB gene encoding LPS export ABC transporter ATP-binding protein, with product MAILKARGLQKSYKGRKVVADVSLTVNTGQIVGLLGPNGAGKTTSFYMIVGLVQRDAGSITIDGQDISHEPMHVRARSGIGYLPQEASIFRRLSVADNLMAVLQTRKDLNADGRSEKMEQLLEEFNITHIRDSLGMSLSGGERRRVEIARALAADPRFILLDEPFAGVDPISVIDIKKIILHLRDRGLGVLITDHNVRETLDVCEKAYIVSHGHRIAAGTPTEILANEQVKKVYLGEQFSL from the coding sequence ATGGCGATACTGAAAGCGCGCGGCCTGCAGAAAAGCTACAAGGGCCGCAAAGTGGTGGCCGACGTCAGCCTGACCGTTAACACCGGTCAGATCGTGGGTCTGCTCGGCCCCAACGGTGCCGGCAAGACCACCTCCTTTTACATGATTGTGGGCCTGGTCCAGCGGGACGCCGGCAGCATCACCATCGACGGCCAGGATATCAGTCACGAGCCCATGCACGTGCGCGCCCGCTCCGGCATTGGCTACCTGCCCCAGGAGGCCTCGATTTTTCGCCGCCTGAGCGTGGCCGACAACCTGATGGCGGTGCTGCAGACCCGCAAGGATCTGAATGCCGACGGCCGCAGCGAGAAAATGGAACAGCTGCTGGAAGAATTCAACATTACCCATATTCGCGACAGCCTGGGAATGAGTCTGTCCGGCGGCGAACGGCGGCGGGTTGAGATCGCCCGGGCGCTGGCGGCGGATCCGCGCTTTATTCTGCTCGACGAACCCTTTGCCGGTGTGGATCCCATTTCGGTGATAGACATCAAGAAAATCATTCTGCACCTCAGGGACAGAGGACTGGGCGTACTGATCACCGATCACAATGTGCGCGAGACCCTGGACGTGTGCGAAAAGGCCTATATTGTCAGTCATGGGCACCGCATCGCCGCCGGCACACCGACGGAAATCCTCGCCAACGAGCAGGTCAAAAAGGTTTATCTCGGCGAACAATTCAGCCTCTGA